CATCACGCACGCCGGGATCTACCGGGGCATCGACGAGATCGAGGAGATGTTCGACGGGCTGTTCGAGGAGTTCTCGGCCCCCGACGTCAGCTTCTCCCTCGACGAGCGGATCGTCGAGGACGAGTACGCGTTCATCGTCTGGCACGCAGAGACGCCCGAGAACGACTACGAGTTCGCGACCGACACCTTCGTCGTCGACGACGGTGAGATCGAACTCCAGACGTTCACCGGGAAGATCACGCCCAGGGAGTGAGGATCGCGCCCGGGGTGCGGTTCCCCGGGTCGCACGCTCCGACGCTGGAGACGCTCGTCGTCTCGACCGATCCCCTCAGTCGAGCGCGTATCGCAACTGGAGGAGGTCGTCGTCCCGCCGCTCGACGCCGAGGAGGGAGAGCGACGCCGCGGGGGCGCTCTCCGACGGGTCAGGTCCGCGGACGAACGACCGGGGGGACGTCCCGCCGACGAGGTACGGGTGGACGAGGACGCTCACCTCGTCGACGAGTCCGGCGCGCAGGAGCACGCCGTTCAGCGTCCCGCCGCTGTCGGTCAGGACCGTCTCCACGTCGTACCGATCGGCCAGTTCGGCCAGCGCCTCGCGGAGGTCGACGTGGTCGTCGCCCGCTTCGACGTAGTCCACCCCCACGAGGCCGAGGTACTCCACGTACTCGTCGGGCGTCGCCGACGAGATCAGGGCGACCATCTCCCCCCAGTACGGTTGTTCGTCGAGGAGTTCCCAGTTGCGGACCCGTCCCTCGCTGTCGGGAACCGCGAGCAGCGGCGCGTCCGCGTCCGGCGCGCCATTCCGCGGTTTCTGCGCCTCCCTCGCCACCGTCTCCCCGGGTTCCTCGTCCATCGAGTCCGACTCCGCGAACAGCGTCTCGCTCCCGACGAGGTGGGCGTCGACGTCCCACGCCGACGCGACCTCGTAGAAGACGCCGATCTCCGGCGGGAAGCCGTCGATTCGCCCGTCGACGCTCACGGCGTTGTGAATGATGACTCGTGGTAGCATGTTGTTTCGTCCCCGGGATCCCTCATCACCGATCGCTGATAAACTCCCGGCAGTCAGTCGCCGGCGTTCGCCTCCCCGCCCATCCCGCCTGCCCCGCCGGCCGTCTCGTGGCGCACCGACTCGCGCTCCACGCCCTCGAATCCGAGCACGAAGTCGGGGCCGAACGCCGACGCCGGCGTCTGAAAGCCGGGGGAGACGTCGCCGTCGAGCGCGTGCCGGGCCGACTCGACGGCGGTCCGCGCGGTCAGGTCGTAGGTGTCGGGCGTCCGCAGGCGGGCGGCGACGCGCTCCCCCTCGTCGTCCTCGACCTCGCCCCACACCCGCGCCACGCTCCGCGAGCGCTCCGCCGCGGTCGGGCCGGACACCGTCGCGTCGACCAGGCGCTTCAGGGTGCACTGGACGGGTTTCATGCCGAGCATGGGGGCGAGCATCCCGGTCCACCGGATCCCGCCGACGGCGAACGGGGGAACCGTGGCGTACACCTCGACGTTCGGGATCCCGGTCGCGTAGTAGGCCGTCGAAACGTCGCCCCAGGGGACGGTGACGGCCGGCTTCGGTCCCTCCCCGAAGTCGATCCGTCGGGTCTTCCACGCGGCCGGGACGGTTCGGACCTCGCCGCCCTCGCGCACCGCGCCGGGTCTCGACAGTCCCTCGACGATCGACTTCAGGGTGCCCGGGGAGTACGTCTCGAGGCCGTCGATCGCCAGCGCGAGGCGGGTCGCCGACGGCAACTCGGCTTCGAGGAACGCCGCCAGACAGTCCGTCGGTACCACGTCGAACCCCACCGCGGGGAGCAGGGTCACGCCCGCCCGCTCGGCCTCCCTGTCCCGCTCGGCGACGGCCTCGAGCACGTCGATCTCGCCGGCGATGTCGAGGTAGTCCGTCCCGGTCTCCAGACACGCCTCGACCAGCGGCGTCGCGGTCGCGGAGAACGGGCCGGCGCAGTTCAACACCGCGGCGGCGTCCCCGACCTGCGCCTCGACGACGTTCGGGTGTTCCAGGCTGAACACGCGATGGTCGAGTCCGAGCGTCGTCGCCTGCCGTTCGAGCGACTCCGCGCGCCGCCCGGCGAGCACCGGTGACAACCCCCGGTCGACGGCGGCCTCCGCGATCAGCGATCCGGTGTACCCGTACGACCCGTAGATGAGCAACTCCTCGTCCATGCGTTCGCGTTGTCCCGTGACGGACAAAACTCCCGGGGCTGCGGAGTTCGAGTGCGGGAGAAGTGGGCCGGCGCAGATTTTGAACTCGCCGAGACGTTCCGGGCGTGCGGCGCTTCGCGCCGTTCCGGGCTGCGACTCGTCTGCTCAAATCCGTTTGGCGTCTCTTCTCCCCGCATCACAGACGCCTCGCTGTCGCTCGGCGTTGCGAGATGCGGGAGAAGTGGGCCGGCACAGATTTTGAACGACGAACGACGGGCCTCCCGAACGTATCTGTCGTCTGATGCGGACGGTGGGGCTACACCCAGAACGCCCGAATGCGCTCGTCCAGGGTCTCTAACACCTCGGACAGCACGTCGCGCCAGTCGCGCGGATGCTCCGCATCCCGTCCCGGCGTCTCCGCGTCCGGCGGCGGGTGGAAGTGTTCCCTCGCGTCGTGTTCGTTCGGGTGGCGGTCCCAGCGACACTCCCAGCTCGACCCGTCTCTGCACTGTTCCGAATAGTGCACGTTGAAATCGTCGGTGTCGTACCACCTGATCCGCAGGTACGCCCGCTCGACGCGCGATGGGAAATACCCCACGTCGTACTCGGCGACGACCGAGTCGGGCGCGTACTCCGGCCGCAGCGTAACGTCCGTGAATCGACGAGTTCCGGCGAGGCGCTGGCCGATTCGCTCCAGGACGTCGTAGTCTATCGCCCCGACTGCCCCATCCGCGTCGTCGGAGTCGAACGGTTCACCGCTAGGCATCTACTCGCCCGACGTCGCCGCTCGCGAGGTCCCCGCTACGACGTGCCGCGTCCAGCAGGTCCGCGCGCCGCTCCATCGTCTGCCACTCGCTCAGCGCTTCCCACGCCTCCTCGAGCGGACGCTCGCGGCTCGCCGCCACGAGCGATACCTCGTCAGGGTGATCGGCGTCGAATCGCGCTCGGTACTCCTCAAGTCCATCTACCGTACTCTTGAGCTTCTCGACGATCTCTGACTCCGAATATCGCGACCGGATTCGCTCGATCTGCCGCCATCGCAGGTACGACTCGTTTCGATCGTACCTGACGGGTCGCCCCGCGTGCTCCCGTACGATCCCCATCTCCGCGAACCACACGAGGTAATCGCGCGCGGTTTCGGTGTCGCACCCTGCCCGGTTCGCTATCTCGGATACCTTCGTCGGCTCGCGCAACTGCAGTATCACGTCGAGCATACGCTCCCGGGTGGAACCCCCCTTCAGAACCTCATCGGGTGCGTCCCACTCGTCGAAGTCGGGGGGTTCGTCGCCGGTATCGCGGACGTTCGGGGTGTCGGTCGGATCCATCGTCGGTCGCCTCTCTACGTGTGTATTCAGGGCTGTCGGTGATATGTCTATCGTACGCTGGAATAATTCAGTGGCGGTGGGCCTAGGGAGTTGGCGTGAATCGGGTCGGGAAAGCGACGGACGGCAGGGACCGGCGCAGATTTGCACTCGTCGAGACGATCCGGGTCGCTCACTTCGTTTGCTCCAGGATGCGACTCGTCTGCTCGAATCTGCTTTGCGTCTCTTCTCCACGCATCACGGATGCCTCGCTGGCGCTCGGCATTGCGAGATGCGGGAGAAGTGGGCCGGCGCAGATTTGAACCACGGTCGCTCACTCCGTTCGCTCCCTGATTCAAATCTGCTTGGTACACATTTCACACCCACTACGGACGACTCGCTATCGCTCGTCGTTGCGAAGTGGGGTGAAAATGGGCCGGCGCAGATTTGAACTGCGGTTACGGCCACCCGAAGGCCGAAGGATACCAAGCTACCCCACCGGCCCGCAGGTGAACCGAGGGCCAGGGCAGTGTTAATCCTTCCGTCTTCGCACCGATACCGCGACGCTGTGGCACGCTACTTGACGACGGTCCCTCGACCGCGCCGGTCCGCCCCGCGGACTCAGTACCGCCCGTACCCCTCGGTGTCGAGGTAGTTGTGCGCCACGGTGATGGCGTGGTCGGCGTGCAGGCGCTTCGGGCCGAGTCGCACCCGCGCCGCCGCGGTCTCGGCGAGTAGGGCGGCCTCCCCCTCGGCGAAGTCGCGGTGGTCGGAGAGGACGAAGACGGGATCCTCGGGGGGGTCGACGTCCACGACGGGGTCGCCCTCCTCGTGGAGTTCGACGACGGTCCCCTCGCGCGCGGCGTCGTCGAGCGTCGCCTCGAACCCCTTCCGCGAGAGGTAGACCCCGGGGGAGGTCTCGGCCTCCACGTGCCCGATCGCCTCGTCCCGCCGTTCGAGGGCCTTCCTGACGAGCGCCGCCGTCGACCGCTCGTCGGGGTTCAGGCGGCGGAGTTCGCTCCCCTCGAAGCGCAGCGTGAACTCGTCGCGGAGGACGAGTCGACAGCGCGCGTCCTCGCGGATCGCGTGCGAGAGGAAGAACGTCGCGTTCACGCACCGACAGAGCACGTCGAGCCGTCCCGCCCCGCCCGCGAGGTCGTCGAGCGAGAAGTCGGGGCCGGTAGGCGCGTCGTGACCGACGACGATGAACTGGCGCATACGCCCCCGCGGTCGCCCGCCGGCATACGTCCGTCGCTCCGCGGCGTTCCGATCCGCGCCGGGAGGACCCGCGCCGGACTCCCTCGAAACAATCGATACCGTACCAGTCCGAATACCGAACGGTACGTTTATCCTTCATTCGGGACAGCGTCGAGCAATGACCGACGCCCGGGCCGCGGCCGACCTCCTGCGGGAGCGACCGGACCTCGAACCGGCGGTCCGCGCCGCGCTCGCCGTCGACGCCGACCGCGAGCGCGAGCCGTGGACGTTCGAGGACGTCGCCGTCGACTCGGGGGCGTTCGGCGAACTCGTCGCGCGCGGCGTCGTCGAGCGCCACGGTGGAGGGTATCGGATCGCCGCCCCCGACGCGGTCCGCGCGGCCCTCGACGGCGACGCGGTCGAGTCGACGGCCGCCCTCGGTGTATCGGCGTCGCCGGTCGCGTCCCACCCGTTCGCCGACGTGGACGCGACCGAGATCCTCGCCCTCGCGGGGACGCTCGCGTTCCTCGCGCTCTTCCGTCTCGTCTCGCTCCCGTCGGTGTTCCGCGAGCGGATCGTCCTCTCGGGGAACGACCCGTACTACTACCGCTACTGGACCGAGCGGTTGCTCGCGCAGGCGGGCGGCGCGCTCGACCCCTCGGTCCTCTCTGCGCTCCCGCCCGCCGTCGCGAGGGGCGAGCCGCTGCTCGTCGCCGCGCTCTGGCTGGCGAGCGCGCTCGCCGGCGGCGCGTCGGGGGTCGTCCTCGCCGTCTACCCCGTCGTCGCGGCCGTCCTGACCGGGCTGTTCACGTACCTGCTGGCCCGCCGCGCGAGCGACGACCGCCGCGTCGCGCTCGCGGCGGTCGCCCTGTTGGCGGTCGTCCCGGCCCACGCGCTCCGGACCGGACTCGGCTTCGCGGACCACCACGCGTTCGACTACGTGTGGCTCGCGCTCACCGCGTGGGCGCTCGTCGCGCTGCTCGATCGGGACTCCCGGGGATCCGCGGTCGACCGGTCGACCGTCGTCGCCGCCGTCGCGCTCGGCGTCGGCGTCGCCGGGCAGACCCTCGCGTGGGACAACGGCCCCGCCCTGCTCGTCCCGCTCGGCCTCGCGGTCGCTCTCGCGGCCCCGGTCGCCGTCCGCGAGGGCCGCTCGCCCGTCGCGCTGGGCGCGCCCGTCGTCGCCGGACTCGCGCTCGCGGCCGCCCTCTCGCACTTCGCGCACGTCGGACTCGGCTGGCACACGGACACGGTCGCGTACGCGCCGTCGCTCCTCCTCGCGGGCGTCGTCGTCGCGCTCGCCGTCGGGGAGGCGTTCGCGCGCCTCGCGCCGTCGGTTTCGACCCTTCCCCTCCCGATCGCGCCGGCCGTCCTCGGGGTCGAGGTCGTCGGGGTCGCCGCCGGCGTCCTCGCCGTCCGGTCGCGCTTCCCCGAGTTCTGGTCGGACCTTGGACGCGGCCTCGACACGCTGTTCGCGGAGCGGGCCATCGCGGAGGTGCAGTCGCTGTTCGCCTCGGGGTCGGCCGGCTGGCTCCTGCTGTTCGGGTTCGCGCTCGTGCTCGCGCTCCCCTACCTCGCGTGGGGGCTGTGGCGCGGGTGGCGCGGGGCGCTCGGGTGGCTCGTCGTCGGGACGTACGGCGGGTACTTCCTCGCGCTCGCCGCCGTCCAGACGCGCTTTGCGGGCGAACTCTCCCCGTTCGTCGCCGTCTTCGCCGGACTCGGGTTCGTCCACCTCGCCGAGCGCGTCGACCTCGCGGCGCGACCGGTCCCCCTCCGCGACCCGCCGGAGCGGACCGACGACGGCCGGCCGTCGCTGCGCCTCCCCGATCGGCGGCGACTCGGCGCGCTCGCGCTCCTCTTCCTGCTCGTCGGCGGCCTCGGGATGATCCAGGTGCCCGTGAAGACCTCGCTCGTCACCGTCCCCGAGGGGCAGTACCGGACCGCGACGGCCATCGACGCCCACGCCGAGGAGCGAGGGCTGTCGTATCCCGAGAGCTACGTCCTCTCGGAGTGGGGGCGAAACCGCGTCTACAACTACTTCGTCGGCGGCGAGGCGGCCTCCTACGGCTACGCGCGGGCGAACTACGACGCCTTCGTCGAGTCGACGACCCCCGACCCGTGGTACGAGCGGTTCCGCGGGCGCGTGGGCTACGTCGTGGTCGGTGCCGACGACGCGCGCTTCTCGAACGCGATCGGCGCGCGCCTGCACGACCGCTACGGGAGTCGGGGGGACGGCGTCGCCGGCCTCGCCCACTACCGGGCGATCTACGCCAGCCCCGACGGGGAGTACGTCGCGTTTGCCGTGGTGCCCGGCGCGACCGTCGTCGGCCCGGCGTCGGGCGAGTCGGTGGCGGTCGAGACGGGCGTCGAGATCGACGGCGCGTCCTTCGCCTACGAGCGGCGCGCTACGGTCGAGGACGGGACGGTCCGCGTGACGGTGGCCTACCCGGGGACCTACTCGGTCGGCGGCGAGACGGTGTACGTCTCGGAGGCGGCGATCGAGGAGGGGCGGACCGTGCGCGTCGGCGGGTGAGCGCCGTCTCCCTGAACGTGACAAAAACTAACATTATCGATAGAGGTGGGGACGTATGCCCGACTCACCGGAGCGAGGCGACGATCGAGAGGCGGACGCGGCGTCTGCGAGGGGGTGTCCGAAGTGCGGTCGCACCGAGGCGAGGGTGGAGGAGATCACGACGACGAGCCCCGGCCTCTCCGCCCTCGCCGACGTGGAGAGCCACGTCTTCACCGTGGTCACGTGCGGCAGGTGCGGGTACTGCGAGTTCTACCGGCGATCGGCCGACGTGGTCCGCCTGTTCTACGGGGAGGGGCATCCCGACCCGGACCGGGAGACGGCGAGCAGGCGGTCCGACGGTTCCGTACACTACTGTAGCATGTGCGGCACCGACGTGGAGGCGGACGTCGGGGCGTGTCCCGGGTGCGGGCGGACGTTCGTCTGACCGTCGTTCACGCCCGATACGGATTCGTCGGGGTCGTCAGTCGACGGACGCCGTCGACGCTGTCGAAGCCGGTGTCGAACGAGTAGACGTACGGGAGGTCGCAGTCGCGAGCGACCGCAACGAGGAGCGCGTCGACCAGCGAGAGTTGGGCCTGCTCGCGATAGACCGAAACCCCTCGCTGCCACACCTGGCTCGTCGTTCGATTGAGATGGACACCGGTGCTCTCCTCGAGCATCGACAGCGCTCGTACTGCGTCGTCGTGTGGTACCTGCCGCGTGAGCGCGTTCATCACCTCCGCGAGGACGAAATCGATCACGACGAGCGTCGGGAGGTCGCCGCGGTCGGCGGCACGCACGACGGCGAGACCCTCCTCGTGGAACTGATCGCGACGGCGGAACGCCCCGTACACGACGTTCGTGTCGACGAGCGCGCGCTGTGTCACCTACCGATTCCCCGCTTCGTCGGCGTTCGGTTCTTCGTCGCGCGGCGACGCGTCGAGTTCGCCGGCGGGTTCGACGCCCACCGCGTCGTGGTCGGTAGCGTCGTTACGTCCCTCGAATCCGTCGAAGTCCTCGAAGACGCCCGACCGTCTGCGGATGACCTCGACGCTCAGTTCGCCCCCCTTCCAGCGCCAGCGAAGGCTGTCCCCGTCCTCGATGTCAGCGCGCTCGCGAACGTGCGCGGGGATCGAGGCCTGGTTTCCCGAGACGGCCCCCTCCCCGAGGAGTTCGTCGTTCTCGGCCTCGGCGTCGCTACTCATGGCCGTACGTAGGCACCTCCTGACTGATAAACCACACTACCGCCCACACTAATCGACCGTGCGTCCGCAGAACGGTGGTGGAGGCGACGCTACCAGGTCAGCCCCTCGTAGGTGATCCCGTCGCGGCGCTCGACGATGCGGCGGCCGTCGATCACGATCGGGTCGGCCATCGCGTCGAACTCCTCGTCGAGGGCGGCGAACTCGTCCCAGTCGGTGACGACGAGCGCGCCGTGGGCCCCTTCCAGGGCCTCGGCGGCCGAGCCGACGTACTCGACGTCCGGATACAGGTCGCGCATGTGCGCCGCGGCGGCCGTCGGGTCGTAGGCGACGACCTCAGCGCCGCGCTCCGCGAGCCCCTCGATGACGAGCTTGGCGCGCGAGCCGCGGATGTCGTCGGTGCCGGGCTTGAACGCGAGGCCGAGGACGGCGACGCGCTTCCCGGCGACGTCGGCGTGACCGTCGAGGAGTTCGAGCATGCGCCGGGGCTGGCGGTCGTTGACGCCGACCACCGCGTCGAGTAGCTCCGGCTCGTAGCCCGCGGATCGCGCGGCCGCCCGGAGCGCGTCGGTGTCCTTCGGGAAGCACGAGCCGCCCCAGCCGACGCCCGAGCGGAGGAAGGCCGCGCCGATGCGGTCGTCGAGCCCGATGGCCTCCGCGACCTCGTAGGAGTCCACGCCGAACTCCTTGCAGATGTTCCCGAGTTCGTTGATGACGCTGACCTTGGAGGCGAGAAAGACGTTGTTCGCGTACTTGATCATCTCCGCCTCGCGGCGGCCCGTCCGGACGATCGGGATCTCGCGGTCGCCCACGAGCGGCGCGTAGAGTTCCTCGAGCAGCGAGAGCGACCGCTCGTCGCCGGCGGTGCCGAAGACGATCTTGTCCGGGTCGAGGAAGTCCTCGACGGCGGTCCCCTCGCGCTGGAACTCGGGGTTCACCGCGACGTCGATATCCTCCCCGACGGTCCTCCCGCTGGTCTCCTCGAGCAGGGGGGCGAGGCGCTCGTCGGTCGTTCCGGGGACGACCGTGCTCTTGATCACGACGAGGTGGAAGCCGTCCTTCTCGGCGAGCGCCTCGCCGATGTCGCGGACGCCTGCTTCCATGATCGAGAGGTCGATGCTCCCGTCCTCGCGGGAGGGTGTGGGGAGCGCGACCATCGTGAGGTCGGTGTCGCGGAGGGCGGCGTGCTCGGTCGTCGCGCGGAGGCGGTCGCCGGCGTGTTCGGAGAGCAGTTCCGGGAGTCCGGGCTCGTGGATCGGCGGCTCGCCGGCGTTCAACCGCTCGACGACCCCCTCGTCGATGTCGATGGCGACCACGTCGTGTCCGAGGTCGGCGAAGCAGGCGGCGACGGACGAACCGACGTAGCCGCTGCCGACGACTGAGACGTTCATCACCCGTCCCGTCCACGCGCGAGCACTTCAGCGGTTCGGCTACTCGTCCGGGAGGCTCACCGCCCGCGAACTATCACGGCCCCTCTGGTCCCCAATCGTGACAATGGCTAGTTATTTCTGCCTCTTTGGTAACGGTTCCGCATGGTCGACGCAACCATCCACGTCATCGACCGGGGCGGCCTCGAGTGCGACCTCAACTACCTCGTCCAGG
The Halomarina pelagica DNA segment above includes these coding regions:
- a CDS encoding nuclear transport factor 2 family protein; the encoded protein is MSTTEAVLDRHLEAFGAQDMEAILADYDDDAVVITHAGIYRGIDEIEEMFDGLFEEFSAPDVSFSLDERIVEDEYAFIVWHAETPENDYEFATDTFVVDDGEIELQTFTGKITPRE
- a CDS encoding RibD family protein, which codes for MLPRVIIHNAVSVDGRIDGFPPEIGVFYEVASAWDVDAHLVGSETLFAESDSMDEEPGETVAREAQKPRNGAPDADAPLLAVPDSEGRVRNWELLDEQPYWGEMVALISSATPDEYVEYLGLVGVDYVEAGDDHVDLREALAELADRYDVETVLTDSGGTLNGVLLRAGLVDEVSVLVHPYLVGGTSPRSFVRGPDPSESAPAASLSLLGVERRDDDLLQLRYALD
- a CDS encoding saccharopine dehydrogenase family protein, with translation MDEELLIYGSYGYTGSLIAEAAVDRGLSPVLAGRRAESLERQATTLGLDHRVFSLEHPNVVEAQVGDAAAVLNCAGPFSATATPLVEACLETGTDYLDIAGEIDVLEAVAERDREAERAGVTLLPAVGFDVVPTDCLAAFLEAELPSATRLALAIDGLETYSPGTLKSIVEGLSRPGAVREGGEVRTVPAAWKTRRIDFGEGPKPAVTVPWGDVSTAYYATGIPNVEVYATVPPFAVGGIRWTGMLAPMLGMKPVQCTLKRLVDATVSGPTAAERSRSVARVWGEVEDDEGERVAARLRTPDTYDLTARTAVESARHALDGDVSPGFQTPASAFGPDFVLGFEGVERESVRHETAGGAGGMGGEANAGD
- a CDS encoding DUF7342 family protein, translated to MDPTDTPNVRDTGDEPPDFDEWDAPDEVLKGGSTRERMLDVILQLREPTKVSEIANRAGCDTETARDYLVWFAEMGIVREHAGRPVRYDRNESYLRWRQIERIRSRYSESEIVEKLKSTVDGLEEYRARFDADHPDEVSLVAASRERPLEEAWEALSEWQTMERRADLLDAARRSGDLASGDVGRVDA
- the trmY gene encoding tRNA (pseudouridine(54)-N(1))-methyltransferase TrmY → MRQFIVVGHDAPTGPDFSLDDLAGGAGRLDVLCRCVNATFFLSHAIREDARCRLVLRDEFTLRFEGSELRRLNPDERSTAALVRKALERRDEAIGHVEAETSPGVYLSRKGFEATLDDAAREGTVVELHEEGDPVVDVDPPEDPVFVLSDHRDFAEGEAALLAETAAARVRLGPKRLHADHAITVAHNYLDTEGYGRY
- a CDS encoding STT3 domain-containing protein; translated protein: MTDARAAADLLRERPDLEPAVRAALAVDADREREPWTFEDVAVDSGAFGELVARGVVERHGGGYRIAAPDAVRAALDGDAVESTAALGVSASPVASHPFADVDATEILALAGTLAFLALFRLVSLPSVFRERIVLSGNDPYYYRYWTERLLAQAGGALDPSVLSALPPAVARGEPLLVAALWLASALAGGASGVVLAVYPVVAAVLTGLFTYLLARRASDDRRVALAAVALLAVVPAHALRTGLGFADHHAFDYVWLALTAWALVALLDRDSRGSAVDRSTVVAAVALGVGVAGQTLAWDNGPALLVPLGLAVALAAPVAVREGRSPVALGAPVVAGLALAAALSHFAHVGLGWHTDTVAYAPSLLLAGVVVALAVGEAFARLAPSVSTLPLPIAPAVLGVEVVGVAAGVLAVRSRFPEFWSDLGRGLDTLFAERAIAEVQSLFASGSAGWLLLFGFALVLALPYLAWGLWRGWRGALGWLVVGTYGGYFLALAAVQTRFAGELSPFVAVFAGLGFVHLAERVDLAARPVPLRDPPERTDDGRPSLRLPDRRRLGALALLFLLVGGLGMIQVPVKTSLVTVPEGQYRTATAIDAHAEERGLSYPESYVLSEWGRNRVYNYFVGGEAASYGYARANYDAFVESTTPDPWYERFRGRVGYVVVGADDARFSNAIGARLHDRYGSRGDGVAGLAHYRAIYASPDGEYVAFAVVPGATVVGPASGESVAVETGVEIDGASFAYERRATVEDGTVRVTVAYPGTYSVGGETVYVSEAAIEEGRTVRVGG
- a CDS encoding zinc ribbon domain-containing protein, whose translation is MPDSPERGDDREADAASARGCPKCGRTEARVEEITTTSPGLSALADVESHVFTVVTCGRCGYCEFYRRSADVVRLFYGEGHPDPDRETASRRSDGSVHYCSMCGTDVEADVGACPGCGRTFV
- a CDS encoding type II toxin-antitoxin system VapC family toxin, whose product is MTQRALVDTNVVYGAFRRRDQFHEEGLAVVRAADRGDLPTLVVIDFVLAEVMNALTRQVPHDDAVRALSMLEESTGVHLNRTTSQVWQRGVSVYREQAQLSLVDALLVAVARDCDLPYVYSFDTGFDSVDGVRRLTTPTNPYRA
- a CDS encoding AbrB/MazE/SpoVT family DNA-binding domain-containing protein translates to MSSDAEAENDELLGEGAVSGNQASIPAHVRERADIEDGDSLRWRWKGGELSVEVIRRRSGVFEDFDGFEGRNDATDHDAVGVEPAGELDASPRDEEPNADEAGNR
- the aglM gene encoding UDP-glucose 6-dehydrogenase AglM; translation: MNVSVVGSGYVGSSVAACFADLGHDVVAIDIDEGVVERLNAGEPPIHEPGLPELLSEHAGDRLRATTEHAALRDTDLTMVALPTPSREDGSIDLSIMEAGVRDIGEALAEKDGFHLVVIKSTVVPGTTDERLAPLLEETSGRTVGEDIDVAVNPEFQREGTAVEDFLDPDKIVFGTAGDERSLSLLEELYAPLVGDREIPIVRTGRREAEMIKYANNVFLASKVSVINELGNICKEFGVDSYEVAEAIGLDDRIGAAFLRSGVGWGGSCFPKDTDALRAAARSAGYEPELLDAVVGVNDRQPRRMLELLDGHADVAGKRVAVLGLAFKPGTDDIRGSRAKLVIEGLAERGAEVVAYDPTAAAAHMRDLYPDVEYVGSAAEALEGAHGALVVTDWDEFAALDEEFDAMADPIVIDGRRIVERRDGITYEGLTW